The Terriglobus roseus region AGCGGCACGAACAGCCTGCACGGCAGCGCGTACGAGTTTGTTCGCAACGATGTGTTCAATGCGAACGATGTATTGAACAAGTTGACGACGACGCCTGCGGGTGCGTCGAAGACGACGAGCGCACGCAGCAAGCTGCGTTACAACGACTTTGGTTACACCATTGGCGGACCGCTGTTCATTCCGAAGGTGTATGACGGCCGCAAGCACAAGACATACCTGTTCTTCTCGCAAGAGATTCGCCGTGTGATCACGTACAAGCCGGTGACATTGACCGGTGTGCCAACGATTGCTGAGCGTGGCGGAACGTTTGCTGCACCTGTCTGCGTGGCTGTGAGTCCGACTGGAACCTGCACGACGCAGAACACGCGTGTGACGAATTTCAGCCCGCTGGCGCAGGCGTATGTGAAGGACATTTACGCCGGTGTGCCTGCGCCTGATGCTTCGGGAACGCTAGTGACGCCGCCACTGCAGAACATCTTCAATGCGAACCAGCAGATTGGCCGCGTTGATCAGAGCTTTGGCGATAAGGTGCAGGTGTTCTTCCGCATCATCAATGACAGCATTCCCACGGTAGAGCCGGGCGGCCTGTTCCAGGGCTCGGGATATCCGGGTGTTGGCACGACGGCGACGAATGCACCTGGCCGTATCTATCTGGGTCATGCAACGTGGGTGATCTCGCCGACGTGGCTGATGGATGGTGGCTATGCGTTCTCGCAGGGCGCGCTGCTGAGCGATCCGATTGGATCGATGCGGAACTCGGCATCGCCGGATGTGGCGGCGTTGGTTAAGCTTCCTTACCAGTCGTCATTGGCGCGTGTTCCGGGCCTGACGTTCACGGGTGGAACTGGCCTGGCAACGTATGGTCCGTATCGCGATTACAGCCGCAATCACAACATCTTCCTGAACGTGACGAAGACGCTGGGAGCGCACACGCTGCGCTTTGGTGCGAACTACAACCACTATGAGAAGAAGGAAAACAACGCCAGCGCAAATGCGGGTTCGTTTGCGTTTACCGATGCGGGTGTGCCGACGGGGCAGCAATCGTATCGACAGAGCTGGGCGAACTTCCTGACGGGCTTTGTCACGACGTTCTCGCAGGCCAGCTATGACGTGACGCCGGACATCAAGGTGAACCAGTGGGAAGGCTACTTCCAGGATGACTGGAAGGCGACGCCGCGCCTGACGGTCAACCTGGGTATTCGTTACTCGAAGTTTGCGCAGCCGATCGATGCGAACCATCAGTTGACGACGTTTGATCCTTCGCTGTATGTGGCGGCGAATGCTCCGACGATTGATACGACGAACGCCGGCAACCTGTGCGTAGTGGGTGCACCATGTACGGGAGCGACGCCGAATCCGAATGCGAACCGGTTGAACGGTATCAGCATCAACAGCGGTTCAAGCCAGGCAGCTACGTCTCCTTATGGAAACAAGGTGGGCAAGAGCGACAACCTGAACTTTGCTCCACGCCTGGGCTTTGCCTATGACGTGTTTGGCAATGGCAAGACGAGCGTGCGTGGTGGTTACGGCATTGCGTATGATTCGTCGCTGTTCGGTATCTACGAACAGAACATCTTCCAGAACATTCCCTATGTGCAGACGCCCACGATTTCGAACACGAGCTTCGATAATCCTGCGGCTGTGTCAGCGAATGTGAGCTATGCGGCGCCGGTGTTGCGTGCAACATCGCCGAAGTTCCGCACGCCGTACAACCAGCAGTTCTCGCTGGGTGTGCAGCAGTCGCTGGGCTGGGGTGTGACGACGGACGTCAGCTACGTGGGTAGCCACCAGGTTCACCTGATTGGTCTGGTGGACATTAACCAGCCTGCACCGGGTGCGTTTGCTACACCCACCGTGGGTACGCCGAGCGGTGGTTATTACACGATCAATACGACGACGATTAACAAGATTAACCAGATTCGTCCGTATCGCGGCTATGGCGTGATCAACAGCGTCCAGCCCATCTTCGACGGTAACTACAACTCGCTGCAGATTGGCGGACGCAAGTCGTGGAAGCACGATTCGCTGGTGAGCGTGAACTATACGTGGTCGCGCGCGCTGACGAATGCGAATGCTGACCGTACCGGCGCACCGCAGATTTCGTCGCGCACGGACCTGGAATATGGCCGCAGCGCTGCGGATCGTACGCACATCTTCAACTTCAACGCGGTGTATGCACTGCCGTTCTTCTATGACCAGAAGGGCTTTGTGGGCCATCTGCTGGGAGGATGGGAGGTTTCGGCGCTGGGTTACTTCAACAGCGGCCTGCCGCTGGGTGTGACCACCAGTGGTCTTGATCCGGCGGGCGTGGGCGTGATCGTTTCGTCCAGCGCTGCGAGCGGACGTCCGGACCAGGTGGCGAATCCGAACGTAGCAAGCGCGACGAGCGGGCCGATCCACACACGGCAGCACTGGTTCAACATCAACGCTTACCAGGCAGTTCCGCTGGGCCAGTATCGCGGCGGCAACTCGCAGCGTAACGGTGTGAACGGACCGGGATGGTGGCGTGTTGATCCGGGTGTGTTCCGGAACATTCGCATCTGGCAGGAAGTGAACCTGCAGCTTCGCGGCGAAGCGTTCAACATCTTCAACCACACCAACCCCGACACCATCAGCACCAGTGGCCTGATCACGGCGAGCGGTTACAGCGCCACGGCAGGCAACATCACGGGCTATCGTGACAAGCGCATCCTGCAGCTTGGTGCGAAGCTGGTGTTCTAACAACTGTTCCAAAACGGACAGTATTCAAGAGGGAGGCGCTTCGGCGCTTCCCTCTTTTTGTCTTTTTGCGTAGTTCTGTTTCTTAACTGAATTGGTTCGTTTTGTGAACGAATTGTGCCTTCTACGGAACGATTTGCAACGTATTCAGTGCAAGCCACCAGAAATGATGACTTTTTTCAAAATGAACAGTTGCATTGTGAACGTTCCTTGAATAGGGTGATAGCTACCTTGTCAATTCAGATGTTCTGTCGTTCCTAACCGCCCCCGCATCGCTGGCAGTCAGCGTTACAGGAGGTTTTGGGACCGCATTGGGATACGTGTATCTCATTGCAGCCCCGTAGGTTCGGTACGACCCCCAGGCAGCAGGAGAAAAGAGCACCATGAGTATGTTCACTAAGAGGTCACACCTGGCGCTATTCGCGTCAGCAGTATTGGTAGGCAGCGTTACAGCAGGCGCACAGACGTACCGCGGCGGTATTGGCGGCACGGTTGTAGACGCTTCGGGCGCAGCCATCCCACAGGCAAAGATTGTTCTGAAGAACACGGAAACC contains the following coding sequences:
- a CDS encoding TonB-dependent receptor, yielding MMNRRTQSACWGLALIAPLALSATLVAQDVSGSISGTVRDASGAVIPNATVKLTNTDRNLVVRTLNTGGSGTYSARSLPLGNYTVEIAAPNFGTQTVTGVVVHVNDSLTINGDLKAGGGNEAVTVTSEQQSINLENATQAGLINGTQVRELVLGTRNYEQLVGLQPGVSYSGGDQIYIGNSSPNGATNVVNFSVNGARTSGNAWTVDGADNVDRGSNFTLLTYPSVDAIAEFKTLRGQYSAEFGRSASGQINVVTKSGTNSLHGSAYEFVRNDVFNANDVLNKLTTTPAGASKTTSARSKLRYNDFGYTIGGPLFIPKVYDGRKHKTYLFFSQEIRRVITYKPVTLTGVPTIAERGGTFAAPVCVAVSPTGTCTTQNTRVTNFSPLAQAYVKDIYAGVPAPDASGTLVTPPLQNIFNANQQIGRVDQSFGDKVQVFFRIINDSIPTVEPGGLFQGSGYPGVGTTATNAPGRIYLGHATWVISPTWLMDGGYAFSQGALLSDPIGSMRNSASPDVAALVKLPYQSSLARVPGLTFTGGTGLATYGPYRDYSRNHNIFLNVTKTLGAHTLRFGANYNHYEKKENNASANAGSFAFTDAGVPTGQQSYRQSWANFLTGFVTTFSQASYDVTPDIKVNQWEGYFQDDWKATPRLTVNLGIRYSKFAQPIDANHQLTTFDPSLYVAANAPTIDTTNAGNLCVVGAPCTGATPNPNANRLNGISINSGSSQAATSPYGNKVGKSDNLNFAPRLGFAYDVFGNGKTSVRGGYGIAYDSSLFGIYEQNIFQNIPYVQTPTISNTSFDNPAAVSANVSYAAPVLRATSPKFRTPYNQQFSLGVQQSLGWGVTTDVSYVGSHQVHLIGLVDINQPAPGAFATPTVGTPSGGYYTINTTTINKINQIRPYRGYGVINSVQPIFDGNYNSLQIGGRKSWKHDSLVSVNYTWSRALTNANADRTGAPQISSRTDLEYGRSAADRTHIFNFNAVYALPFFYDQKGFVGHLLGGWEVSALGYFNSGLPLGVTTSGLDPAGVGVIVSSSAASGRPDQVANPNVASATSGPIHTRQHWFNINAYQAVPLGQYRGGNSQRNGVNGPGWWRVDPGVFRNIRIWQEVNLQLRGEAFNIFNHTNPDTISTSGLITASGYSATAGNITGYRDKRILQLGAKLVF